From a single Miscanthus floridulus cultivar M001 chromosome 8, ASM1932011v1, whole genome shotgun sequence genomic region:
- the LOC136477788 gene encoding long-chain-alcohol oxidase FAO2-like — protein sequence MGAGDKRGHPLLRGGGAKRERYTHGFSASQMAALTALCGALVPSLPPDRRNGHNHPQEDGGRGGGDGDGNNKVVEEFLLASAADPPVPGEVAELMSRKCLPEALALVRTVLWLLGTRLGSLALCGARSCLSWRFPFVRRFDELPLEQREAALRRWSRQTLLPPLRMFFVITKVFCLYVFYSWTDENSKNPHWRAIGYSPPLADEEPAPAESERPEKRPLDDGVVETTKENDASLSSLLAAKGLTVADDAARNVCRVECDVVIVGSGCGGGVAAAVLAGAGHKVVVIEKGNYFTARDYTAVEAPSMEHLYEGGGFVSTLSGSALLLAGSTVGGGTAVNWSACIKTPDEVRGEWAREQGLPLFATDQYAAAMDKVFERLGVTAGCVEEGLQNKVLRKGCEKLGYKVESVSRNSSEGHYCGSCGYGCRTGDKRGTDRTWLVDAVSRGAVILTGCKAEKLLLERTGTGGADGRAKRCVGVVATSTNPAITTTLEVHARATVSACGSLLTPVLLRGSGLSNRHIGKNLHLHPTALVWGYFPDTMPDLKGKMYEGGIITGLHKVEGAPGAPARAILETPAMGLAGAGTQFPWVSGSDMKERMLRYGRTVHLFSMVRDRGSGTVHGERRVAYHLDATDRENMREGLRRALRVLAAAGAVEIGTHRSDGQRFACRGTTEAALEEFLDGVDVVRGPQSKAEAWSLCCTAHQMGSCRMGATARDGAVDARGESWEAESLYVCDGSVLPSAVGVNPMVTIQSVAYCLATGIAESLRRGTVPEEI from the exons ATGGGCGCGGGCGACAAGCGGGGACACCCTCTCCTGAGGGGAGGAGGCGCGAAGAGGGAGCGGTACACCCACGGGTTCTCGGCGTCCCAGATGGCCGCGCTCACCGCCCTCTGCGGCGCGCTGGTGCCGTCCCTGCCGCCGGACCGCCGGAACGGCCACAACCACCCGCAGGAGgacggcggccgcggcgggggcgacggcgacggcaacaACAAGGTCGTGGAGGAGTTCCTCCTCGCCTCGGCCGCCGACCCGCCCGTGCCCGGCGAGGTGGCCGAGCTGATGTCGCGCAAGTGCCTCCCCGAGGCGCTGGCGCTGGTGCGCACGGTGCTGTGGCTGCTGGGCACGCGGCTCGGCTCGCTGGCGCTGTGCGGGGCCCGGTCGTGCCTGTCGTGGCGGTTCCCGTTCGTGCGCCGGTTCGACGAGCTGCCCCTGGAGCAGCGGGAGGCCGCGCTCCGGCGGTGGAGCCGGCAGACCCTGCTCCCGCCGCTGCGCATGTTCTTCGTCATCACCAAGGTCTTCTGCCTCTACGTCTTCTACTCCTGG ACCGATGAGAACTCAAAGAATCCGCACTGGCGCGCGATTGGGTACAGCCCGCCCCTGGCCGACGAAGAGCCGGCGCCGGCGGAATCAGAGCGTCCCGAGAAGCGCCCCCTCGACGACGGCGTCGTGGAGACGACCAAGGAGAACGACGCGTCCCTGTCGTCGTTGCTAGCGGCGAAGGGCCTCACGGTGGCCGATGACGCGGCGCGGAACGTGTGCAGGGTCGAGTGCGACGTCGTCATCGTCGGTTCCGGCTGCGGCGGGGGCGTGGCGGCAGCGGTGCTCGCGGGGGCGGGGCACAAGGTGGTCGTCATCGAGAAAGGAAACTACTTCACGGCGCGGGATTACACGGCCGTCGAGGCGCCGTCGATGGAGCATCTCTACGAGGGCGGAGGGTTCGTCAGCACCCTCAGCGGCAGTGCCCTACTCCTGGCAGGCTCGACGGTCGGCGGCGGCACGGCGGTGAACTGGTCAGCTTGCATCAAGACCCCCGACGAAGTTCGCGGGGAGTGGGCGCGCGAGCAGGGGCTCCCGTTGTTCGCCACCGACCAGTACGCCGCCGCCATGGACAAGGTATTCGAGCGGCTCGGCGTGACGGCCGGGTGCGTGGAGGAAGGGCTCCAGAACAAGGTCCTCCGCAAGGGGTGCGAGAAGCTCGGGTACAAGGTAGAGTCGGTGTCGAGGAACTCGTCTGAGGGGCACTACTGCGGCAGCTGCGGTTACGGCTGCCGCACCGGCGACAAGCGCGGCACGGACAGAACGTGGCTGGTCGACGCGGTGAGCCGCGGCGCGGTGATCCTGACGGGGTGCAAGGCCGAGAAGCTGCTGCTGGAGCGTACAGGCACTGGCGGCGCGGACGGCAGGGCGAAGCGATGCGTCGGCGTGGTGGCGACGAGCACCAACCCGGCGATCACGACGACACTGGAGGTGCACGCCAGGGCGACCGTCTCGGCGTGCGGGTCGCTCCTGACGCCGGTGCTGCTGCGCGGGAGCGGTCTCAGCAACCGTCACATCGGCAAGAACCTCCACCTCCACCCGACGGCCCTGGTGTGGGGCTACTTCCCGGACACCATGCCGGACCTCAAGGGCAAGATGTACGAGGGCGGCATCATCACGGGCCTGCACAAGGTGGAAGGCGCTCCGGGCGCTCCGGCCCGCGCCATCCTCGAGACGCCGGCGATGGGCCTGGCCGGCGCGGGGACGCAGTTCCCCTGGGTGTCCGGGAGCGACATGAAGGAGCGGATGCTCAGGTACGGCCGCACGGTGCACCTCTTCTCCATGGTGAGGGACCGCGGGTCCGGCACCGTGCACGGAGAGCGGCGGGTCGCGTACCACCTGGACGCCACGGACCGGGAGAACATGCGCGAGGGCCTGCGCCGCGCGCTGCGCGTCCTGGCGGCCGCGGGCGCAGTGGAGATCGGCACCCACCGCAGCGACGGGCAGCGGTTCGCGTGCAGGGGCACCACGGAGGCCGCGCTGGAGGAGTTCCTGGACGGCGTGGACGTGGTGCGCGGGCCCCAGTCGAAGGCCGAGGCGTGGAGCCTGTGCTGCACGGCGCACCAGATGGGCAGCTGCCGGATGGGCGCCACGGCCCGGGACGGCGCCGTGGACGCGCGCGGCGAGAGCTGGGAGGCCGAGAGCCTGTACGTGTGCGACGGCAGCGTCCTGCCCAGCGCCGTGGGCGTCAACCCCATGGTCACCATCCAGTCCGTCGCCTACTGCCTCGCCACGGGCATCGCCGAGTCGCTCAGGCGCGGCACGGTTCCTGAAGAGATCTAG